The Eleginops maclovinus isolate JMC-PN-2008 ecotype Puerto Natales chromosome 3, JC_Emac_rtc_rv5, whole genome shotgun sequence genome includes a region encoding these proteins:
- the rragca gene encoding ras-related GTP binding Ca gives MSIQYEVEQLADSYGVADSFPKDFGYGEEEADIEDSPAPSDSKPRILLMGLRRSGKSSIQKVVFHKMSPNETLFLESTNKIYKDDISSSSFVNFQIWDFPGQVDFLDPTFDYEMIFRGTGALIFVIDAQDDYVEALSRLHLTVSRAYRVNPEINFEVFIHKVDGLSDDHKIETQRDIHQRANDDLADASLEKLHLSFYLTSIYDHSIFEAFSKVVQKLIPQLPTLENLLNIFISNSGIEKAFLFDVVSKIYIATDSSPVDMQSYELCCDMIDVVIDVSCIYGLREDGSGSAYDKESMAIIKLNNTTVLYLKEVTKFLALVCILREESFERKGLIDYNFHCFRKAIHEVFEVGVTIQRPTGSQAVGSPCTKAVALNGTPRNTV, from the exons ATGTCGATTCAGTACGAGGTGGAACAGCTGGCTGACAGCTACGGGGTTGCGGACTCGTTCCCCAAAGATTTCGGTTATGGTGAAGAGGAGGCCGACATCGAGGACAGCCCGGCGCCGTCCGACAGCAAACCGAGGATCCTGCTCATGGGTCTGAGAAGAAGTGGCAAATCATCCATACAGAAG gTGGTGTTCCACAAAATGTCTCCCAACGAGACCTTGTTCCTGGAGAGCACCAACAAGATCTACAAGGACgacatctccagcagctccttcGTCAACTTCCAGATTTGGGACTTCCCGGGTCAGGTGGACTTCCTGGACCCCACCTTCGACTACGAGATGATCTTCAGAGGAACGGGGGCTTTGATATTTGTCATCGATGCTCAG GATGACTATGTGGAGGCCCTGAGCAGACTTCACCTCACAGTGTCGCGGGCTTACAGAGTCAATCCAGAGATCAACTTCGAGGTTTTCATCCATAAAGTGGACGGCCTCTCAGACGACCACAAGATCGAGACGCAGAGAGACATCCATCAGAGAGCCAACGACGATCTGGCGGACGCTAGCTTAGAAAAGCTGCATCTCAG CTTTTACTTGACGAGTATTTACGACCACTCCATCTTTGAGGCCTTCAGCAAGGTGGTGCAGAAGCTCATCCCTCAGCTTCCCACTCTGGAGAACCTGCTAAACATCTTCATTTCT AATTCAGGGATCGAGAAGGCCTTCCTGTTCGATGTGGTCAGTAAGATCTACATCGCCACAGACAGCTCTCCTGTGGACATGCAGTCCTACGAACTGTGCTGCGACATGATCGACGTGGTCATCGACGTGTCCTGCATCTACGG CCTGAGGGAGGACGGCAGCGGCAGTGCCTACGACAAGGAGTCCATGGCCATCATCAAGCTGAACAACACCACCGTGCTCTACCTGAAGGAGGTCACCAAGTTCCTGGCCCTTGTCTGCATCCTGCGGGAGGAGAGCTTCGAGCGCAAAG GATTAATAGACTACAACTTCCACTGTTTCCGGAAGGCCATCCATGAAGTGTTCGAGGTGGGGGTAACCATACAACGTCCGACGGGCTCCCAGGCGGTGGGCTCGCCCTGCACCAAGGCCGTCGCACTGAACGGCACGCCGCGCAACACTGTGTAG
- the LOC134861589 gene encoding c-Myc-binding protein-like isoform X1, producing the protein MAHHRAPDSKREQFRRYLEKTGVVDSLTSVLVALYELPEKPSNSLEFVKEHLNSVGQTLAESEALQQEVIELRQRCARLVEENKELKSRLQPNEPEDKSSNDK; encoded by the exons ATGGCACATCATAGA GCTCCTGACTCCAAAAGGGAACAGTTCCGGAGATACCTAGAGAAAACTGGTGTTGTCGACAGTCTTACCAGTG ttttggtGGCTTTGTATGAACTTCCTGAAAAGCCCAGCAATTCCCTGGA ATTTGTGAAGGAGCATCTCAATTCTGTGGGTCAGACGTTAGCGGAGTCTGaggctctgcagcaggaagtgattGAGTTAAGGCAGAGGTGTGCTCGTCTGgtagaggaaaacaaagagcttAAATCAAGG CTGCAGCCTAATGAACCTGAAGATAAATCCTCAAATGACAAGTGA
- the LOC134861589 gene encoding c-Myc-binding protein-like isoform X2, producing MQAPDSKREQFRRYLEKTGVVDSLTSVLVALYELPEKPSNSLEFVKEHLNSVGQTLAESEALQQEVIELRQRCARLVEENKELKSRLQPNEPEDKSSNDK from the exons ATGCAA GCTCCTGACTCCAAAAGGGAACAGTTCCGGAGATACCTAGAGAAAACTGGTGTTGTCGACAGTCTTACCAGTG ttttggtGGCTTTGTATGAACTTCCTGAAAAGCCCAGCAATTCCCTGGA ATTTGTGAAGGAGCATCTCAATTCTGTGGGTCAGACGTTAGCGGAGTCTGaggctctgcagcaggaagtgattGAGTTAAGGCAGAGGTGTGCTCGTCTGgtagaggaaaacaaagagcttAAATCAAGG CTGCAGCCTAATGAACCTGAAGATAAATCCTCAAATGACAAGTGA